A single Cyclopterus lumpus isolate fCycLum1 chromosome 3, fCycLum1.pri, whole genome shotgun sequence DNA region contains:
- the mtch2 gene encoding mitochondrial carrier homolog 2 isoform X1 produces the protein MADTCGQVLLGSGLTVLSHPLMYIKVLIQVGHEPLAPSLGRNLFGRQVSQLPGLFAYAKHIIKIDGKAGLFKGLGPRLCAGSIGTIVHSNVVQKCQEHCTPQVLGGQQKAVEGSLQHVVNETTKEMIARSCATIVTHPFHVITLRCMVQFIGRETKYSGVFDSIVTVYREEGVLGFFAGLIPRLLGDVLSLWICNLLAHLINTYAIDDSMSHTGEIKNCSQAVTGFFASMLTYPFVLVSNLMAVNNCGLAGGLPPYASVCPTWVDCWRHLSREGNMSRGNSLFFRKLPAGKMYAVDQKRFF, from the exons ATGGCGGACACGTGTGGCCAAGTATTGCTGGGATCAGGGCTCACCGTCCTCTCCCACCCTCTGATGTACATTAAAGTCCTGATCCAG GTAGGACATGAGCCGCTCGCGCCCTCCCTGGGCAGGAACCTGTTTGGCAGACAAGTCTCCCAGCTGCCCGGACTGTTTGCTTATG CCAAACACATCATCAAGATAGACGGGAAAGCGGGTCTCTTCAAAGGGCTCGGTCCGAGGCTCTGCGCCGGCTCCATCGGCACCATTGTGCACAGCAATGTTGTGCAG AAATGTCAAGAACACTGCACACCTCAg GTACTGGGAGGTCAGCAGAAGGCTGTCGAGGGCTCCCTACAGCACGTTGTTAATGAG ACAACCAAAGAGATGATAGCCCGGTCCTGCGCCACCATTGTCACACATCCCTTTCATG TGATTACTTTGCGATGTATGGTCCAGTTTATTGGGAGAGAAACAAAATACAG CGGGGTGTTTGACTCCATAGTCACAGTCTACAGAGAAGAAGGCGTACTGGGCTTCTTTGC cgGTTTGATTCCTCGCCTGCTTGGTGACGTCCTGTCTCTGTGGATTTGTAACCTGCTGGCTCACCTCATCAATACATACGCCATCGATGACTCG ATGAGTCACACAGGAGAAATCAAGAACTGCTCTCAGGCTGTGACGGGG TTCTTCGCCAGTATGCTCACATACCCTTTCGTTTTGGTGTCAAACCTCATGGCTGTCAATAACTGCGG GCTCGCTGGAGGCCTGCCTCCCTATGCATCAGTATGTCCCACCTGGGTGGACTGCTGGAGGCATCTAAGCAGAGAG GGCAACATGAGCAGAGGCAACAGTTTATTTTTCCGGAAACTTCCGGCAGGGAAGATGTATGCCGTAGACCAgaagagatttttttaa
- the mtch2 gene encoding mitochondrial carrier homolog 2 isoform X2 yields the protein MLCSFLQKCQEHCTPQVLGGQQKAVEGSLQHVVNETTKEMIARSCATIVTHPFHVITLRCMVQFIGRETKYSGVFDSIVTVYREEGVLGFFAGLIPRLLGDVLSLWICNLLAHLINTYAIDDSMSHTGEIKNCSQAVTGFFASMLTYPFVLVSNLMAVNNCGLAGGLPPYASVCPTWVDCWRHLSREGNMSRGNSLFFRKLPAGKMYAVDQKRFF from the exons ATGTTGTGCAG TTTCTTACAGAAATGTCAAGAACACTGCACACCTCAg GTACTGGGAGGTCAGCAGAAGGCTGTCGAGGGCTCCCTACAGCACGTTGTTAATGAG ACAACCAAAGAGATGATAGCCCGGTCCTGCGCCACCATTGTCACACATCCCTTTCATG TGATTACTTTGCGATGTATGGTCCAGTTTATTGGGAGAGAAACAAAATACAG CGGGGTGTTTGACTCCATAGTCACAGTCTACAGAGAAGAAGGCGTACTGGGCTTCTTTGC cgGTTTGATTCCTCGCCTGCTTGGTGACGTCCTGTCTCTGTGGATTTGTAACCTGCTGGCTCACCTCATCAATACATACGCCATCGATGACTCG ATGAGTCACACAGGAGAAATCAAGAACTGCTCTCAGGCTGTGACGGGG TTCTTCGCCAGTATGCTCACATACCCTTTCGTTTTGGTGTCAAACCTCATGGCTGTCAATAACTGCGG GCTCGCTGGAGGCCTGCCTCCCTATGCATCAGTATGTCCCACCTGGGTGGACTGCTGGAGGCATCTAAGCAGAGAG GGCAACATGAGCAGAGGCAACAGTTTATTTTTCCGGAAACTTCCGGCAGGGAAGATGTATGCCGTAGACCAgaagagatttttttaa
- the mtch2 gene encoding mitochondrial carrier homolog 2 isoform X3 encodes MIARSCATIVTHPFHVITLRCMVQFIGRETKYSGVFDSIVTVYREEGVLGFFAGLIPRLLGDVLSLWICNLLAHLINTYAIDDSMSHTGEIKNCSQAVTGFFASMLTYPFVLVSNLMAVNNCGLAGGLPPYASVCPTWVDCWRHLSREGNMSRGNSLFFRKLPAGKMYAVDQKRFF; translated from the exons ATGATAGCCCGGTCCTGCGCCACCATTGTCACACATCCCTTTCATG TGATTACTTTGCGATGTATGGTCCAGTTTATTGGGAGAGAAACAAAATACAG CGGGGTGTTTGACTCCATAGTCACAGTCTACAGAGAAGAAGGCGTACTGGGCTTCTTTGC cgGTTTGATTCCTCGCCTGCTTGGTGACGTCCTGTCTCTGTGGATTTGTAACCTGCTGGCTCACCTCATCAATACATACGCCATCGATGACTCG ATGAGTCACACAGGAGAAATCAAGAACTGCTCTCAGGCTGTGACGGGG TTCTTCGCCAGTATGCTCACATACCCTTTCGTTTTGGTGTCAAACCTCATGGCTGTCAATAACTGCGG GCTCGCTGGAGGCCTGCCTCCCTATGCATCAGTATGTCCCACCTGGGTGGACTGCTGGAGGCATCTAAGCAGAGAG GGCAACATGAGCAGAGGCAACAGTTTATTTTTCCGGAAACTTCCGGCAGGGAAGATGTATGCCGTAGACCAgaagagatttttttaa
- the znf414 gene encoding zinc finger protein 414: protein MQQVAETESAGKERTSCPLHGCKRMYSDTAALESHVKDHEISAQSLPGKVLLCSTVGCSGSFPDMQKLMEHMRHHHKPNIFFLCESCRTKLRSYRGLLTHLHTCSKVSRGRPKPLEPAAAPAAVTDLDPKPPLLDPVSTPQPLPSEIPKTESSFLAAVLDTDPAPPLLGPPFLSNPETSPPHLAPLQLTEAASQPWIKSEPSDLPLSLNLDGPTAAPVAPDAQGQHLNRARSPEPVYPAPGPAPRSPPGSATVWKKGQGACSRRILWEHTKGRYTCVQCGHLVTNRKEMTHHISTRHSGSQPVDNGGGSASSQPVDNGGGSAASS, encoded by the exons ATGCAGCAGGTCGCCGAGACTGAAAGCGCAG GGAAAGAGAGGACGTCTTGTCCTTTGCACGGCTGCAAGCGGATGTACTCGGACACGGCCGCTCTGGAGAGCCACGTCAAGGACCACGAGATCTCGGCTCAGTCCCTTCCAG GAAAGGTCCTGTTGTGCTCCACCGTAGGATGCAGCGGTTCCTTCCCCGACATGCAGAAACTGATGGAACACATGAGGCACCATCACAAACCCAACATATTCTTCCT GTGCGAGAGCTGCCGCACAAAGTTGCGATCCTACCGTGGCCTCCTGACTCACCTGCACACCTGTTCCAAAGTGTCGCGGGGCAGACCGAAGCCGTTGGAACCGGCGGCCGCACCTGCTGCGGTGACTGACCTGGACCCGAAGCCCCCGCTGTTGGACCCGGTGTCCACCCCCCAGCCGCTTCCCTCTGAAATCCCCAAAACAGAAAGTTCCTTCCTGGCGGCGGTCCTGGACACAGACCCTGCCCCCCCTTTACTCGGACCCCCCTTCTTGTCCAACCCGGAGACCTCCCCTCCCCACCTTGCTCCGCTGCAGCTCACAGAGGCAGCATCCCAGCCTTGGATCAAGAGCGAACCCTCCGATCTGCCTTTATCTCTAAACCTGGATGGCCCGACGGCAGCTCCGGTCGCCCCCGATGCCCAGGGTCAGCACCTGAATCGAGCCAGGTCTCCTGAGCCCGTCTACCCTGCTCCCGGACCAGCGCCACGCTCTCCTCCCGGGTCTGCCACTGTCTGGAAGAAGGGTCAAG GGGCCTGCAGCAGACGCATCCTCTGGGAGCACACCAAAGGGCGCTACACCTGCGTGCAGTGTGGCCACTTGGTAACCAACCGCAAGGAAATGACTCACCACATCAGCACAAGGCACAGCGGCAGCCAACCCGTGGACAACGGCGGGGGCTCGGCCAGCAGCCAACCCGTGGACAACGGCGGGGGCTCGGCCGCCAGCTCGTAG
- the LOC117747466 gene encoding high choriolytic enzyme 2-like, which translates to MRPSRSSDRDWLSIASQNGCYFFVGRREGKQVVSLARRGCLYHGTVQHELLHALGFNHEQPCINTFIFLKNYSSCYFPGMEHNFRKIATLNQGTPYDYGSVMQYHKYAFSKNNQPTMVPIPNSNVNFGNAKEMSRTDIARLNTLYGC; encoded by the exons ATGAG GCCCAGCAGAAGCAGCGACCGCGACTGGCTGAGCATCGCGTCCCAGAACGG CTGCTACTTCTTCGTCGGCCGTCGTGAAGGGAAGCAGGTGGTGTCTCTGGCCCGTAGAGGATGCCTCTACCACGGCACCGTCCAACACGAGCTGCTCCACGCTCTGGGCTTCAACCACGAACAGCcatgtattaatacatttattttccttaaaAACTA ttcttcttgttatttTCCAGGAATGGAGCACAACTTCAGGAAGATCGCCACCCTCAACCAGGGCACTCCCTACGATTACGGCTCTGTCATGCAGTACCACAA ATACGCCTTCTCCAAGAACAACCAGCCCACCATGGTCCCCATCCCCAACTCCAACGTGAACTTTGGCAACGCCAAGGAGATGAGCCGCACCGACATCGCCAGGCTCAACACGCTCTACGGCTGCT AA